From Halotia branconii CENA392, the proteins below share one genomic window:
- a CDS encoding GldG family protein, translated as MKTIKRKKIWQYLFLFGPFLFVVGLTSGLVSGNWGAISLAFLIAGIVISGLWLLWQSQKSNWWKSRSTQAGTNALVAILAVLVILGLINFLGTRYHLRADLTEAQLFTLAPQSQELVRGLQQPVKIWIFDVNRNSQDQELLENYQRQSSNFRFEYVDPQARPGLAEKFGVKDYGEVYLESGDKRQLVQTVNENERLSEVRLTNRLQQITTSTTAKVYFLQGHGEHPISTGEGGISQATQGLSDKNYTTSPLNLTENPKVPEDAAVVVVAGPKRELFDAEVKALQNYLDGGGNVLLMIDPNTDPKLNNLLQEWGVRLDNRLAVDVSGAGVGLGPAAPIITDYGQHPITKDFGQGISFYRLARPLEITPVAGIEATPLLRTKPYPNSWAESDLQSEKLEFNSDQDLKGPLTLGVALDKKLSAKAQSIPTLTTSPSPSPTSEGQASPTPTTSPLPSPTPEAQTSPTPPTEEKSEQPATEARLVVLGNSDFATNGLFQQQLNGDVFLNSVTWLSQQNQQLLSIRPKEPNNRRINLTNVQASFLTLSSLLFLPLIGLVTAAVIWWRRR; from the coding sequence ATGAAGACCATCAAAAGAAAAAAAATTTGGCAATATCTATTTTTATTCGGCCCGTTCCTATTTGTTGTAGGTTTAACATCTGGTTTAGTTTCTGGGAATTGGGGAGCAATTTCCTTAGCATTTCTGATTGCGGGAATTGTCATCAGCGGGTTGTGGTTATTGTGGCAAAGCCAAAAAAGTAATTGGTGGAAAAGTCGTTCTACTCAAGCTGGGACTAATGCTTTAGTTGCCATCCTGGCTGTATTAGTAATTTTAGGATTAATTAACTTTTTAGGAACTCGCTATCATCTACGAGCAGACTTAACAGAAGCTCAGTTATTTACTCTTGCTCCCCAATCGCAGGAATTGGTACGTGGCTTACAACAGCCCGTAAAAATATGGATATTTGATGTAAATCGTAACTCTCAAGATCAGGAATTGCTCGAAAATTATCAACGGCAAAGTTCTAACTTTCGATTTGAATATGTTGACCCACAAGCTAGACCAGGATTAGCAGAAAAATTTGGTGTTAAAGATTATGGCGAAGTTTACCTCGAATCTGGAGATAAACGCCAGTTAGTCCAAACAGTAAATGAGAATGAACGTTTATCAGAAGTCAGATTAACAAATCGATTGCAACAAATTACTACTTCAACTACTGCAAAAGTTTATTTTCTCCAAGGTCATGGCGAACATCCCATTTCCACAGGTGAAGGTGGAATATCACAAGCTACTCAGGGTTTAAGCGATAAAAACTACACTACATCACCCCTGAATTTAACAGAAAATCCTAAAGTTCCCGAAGATGCTGCTGTGGTGGTAGTAGCTGGCCCCAAACGAGAACTTTTTGATGCCGAAGTTAAAGCTTTGCAAAATTATCTTGATGGCGGTGGTAATGTATTGCTAATGATTGATCCAAATACTGACCCCAAATTGAACAACTTGTTACAAGAGTGGGGTGTGCGTCTGGACAATCGTTTAGCCGTAGATGTCTCTGGCGCTGGTGTCGGACTTGGCCCTGCTGCTCCCATCATCACAGACTACGGACAACATCCAATTACTAAAGATTTTGGTCAAGGCATTTCTTTTTATCGGTTAGCTAGACCTTTAGAAATTACTCCAGTGGCTGGTATCGAAGCTACTCCTTTGCTGCGAACTAAACCCTATCCCAACAGCTGGGCTGAAAGTGACCTCCAAAGTGAAAAGTTAGAGTTTAATTCTGATCAAGATCTCAAAGGCCCTTTAACCTTGGGTGTGGCTTTGGACAAAAAACTATCAGCTAAAGCTCAAAGTATTCCTACTCTTACAACTTCACCGTCACCATCACCAACAAGCGAAGGTCAAGCTAGTCCTACTCCTACGACCTCACCATTACCATCACCGACACCTGAAGCTCAAACTAGTCCTACTCCCCCAACTGAAGAGAAATCTGAACAACCTGCTACCGAGGCGCGCTTAGTAGTCTTAGGAAATTCTGATTTCGCCACTAATGGCTTGTTTCAACAGCAACTAAATGGAGATGTTTTCCTCAACTCTGTTACTTGGCTGAGTCAACAAAATCAACAACTCCTTTCAATTCGTCCCAAAGAGCCGAATAACCGTCGGATCAATTTGACAAACGTCCAAGCTAGTTTTTTAACATTGTCATCTCTGTTGTTTTTACCTTTAATAGGGTTAGTAACAGCGGCTGTTATTTGGTGGCGAAGAAGATAA
- a CDS encoding helix-turn-helix domain-containing protein: protein MRRQGVSLAEAAKRLGISQSDLYVAVQKGQIPTFRKNGRTTVRPGALAEYKIRSSYISSYRL from the coding sequence ATGCGAAGGCAGGGTGTTTCACTTGCAGAAGCCGCAAAGCGTTTAGGTATAAGTCAGAGTGATTTATATGTAGCCGTGCAGAAAGGACAAATCCCGACTTTTAGAAAAAATGGAAGAACTACAGTTCGTCCAGGGGCATTAGCAGAATATAAAATCAGGTCTAGTTATATCTCTAGTTACCGACTCTAG
- a CDS encoding ABC transporter permease, protein MGIVLSNIIAIYRRELQSYFTSPLAYAIAGVFWFIAGLFFVMILLGPDGILAAVTAIDLQGQQLGVPVPPIDVPYEFIRAFLDRMGWLLLFILPILSMGLYAEERKRGTLELLATSPVTNWAVAVGKLLGVLTFFTTMVLPLLLFEAIAISGSNPPMSPLIPLLGNLGLILLAAAILSLGMFISSLTESTILSAVLTFALVLLLLFVDLIAKSIGGPVGAALSHLSLLKHYNTLIQGIFDTSALILFASYIFLGIFLTAQSIDALRFQRQ, encoded by the coding sequence ATGGGTATAGTACTGAGTAATATTATTGCCATTTATCGCCGAGAATTACAGAGTTATTTTACCTCGCCCTTAGCTTATGCGATCGCTGGCGTGTTTTGGTTCATTGCCGGCTTATTCTTTGTAATGATTTTGCTGGGGCCAGATGGAATTTTGGCAGCAGTTACAGCCATAGATTTACAGGGACAACAACTAGGAGTACCTGTACCACCGATAGATGTGCCTTACGAATTTATCCGGGCATTTTTAGATCGCATGGGTTGGCTATTGTTGTTTATCTTGCCTATTCTTTCAATGGGATTGTACGCCGAAGAACGCAAGCGCGGCACATTGGAACTTTTAGCCACCTCACCAGTCACTAACTGGGCAGTAGCAGTGGGGAAATTATTAGGAGTGTTAACATTTTTTACCACAATGGTTTTGCCTTTGCTATTATTTGAAGCGATCGCTATTAGCGGCTCAAATCCGCCAATGTCACCCTTAATTCCTTTACTGGGTAACTTGGGACTAATTTTGTTAGCAGCGGCAATTTTATCTTTAGGAATGTTTATTTCCTCTTTAACAGAAAGTACAATTTTGTCTGCTGTTTTGACTTTTGCGTTAGTTTTATTGCTGTTATTTGTTGATTTAATCGCTAAAAGTATTGGTGGCCCAGTAGGAGCAGCCTTAAGTCATTTATCATTATTGAAACATTACAACACCCTCATCCAAGGGATTTTTGATACAAGCGCCTTAATTTTATTTGCCAGTTACATTTTTTTGGGCATCTTTCTCACAGCCCAATCAATAGATGCACTACGCTTTCAACGTCAGTAA
- a CDS encoding amidohydrolase, protein MKRQLAKYYKLLVFFVCTTLFVFCTQIVIAQNNYNLATQGKQNVQLIVSSDFVVTMDETQPVIKNGAVAIKDGKIVAIDTQDKIRASYRANRTLLGEGMVLMPGLVNGHSHSAMVLFRGLADDLALEDWLQNYIFPAEGKFVDENFVRVGEQLACWEMIRGGTTTFVDMYFEPDIAAEVIDECGLRAMIAPSSIDFPSPGFQGWDDAFASSVNFLKRWKGKSDRIIPALAPHAPYTVSPEHLTQAIQTARHYDVPLTIHLAETQTEVKDVQQRYNATPVQHLENLGFLDPRVFAAHVVWPNESEIALMAKRGVGVIHNPDSNLKLASGFAPIPAMLKAGIDVGLGTDGAASNNVLDMWNAIRLTALIHKGTTLDPTAVPAKTVLRMATLGSAQALGLADKIGAIKTGLQADLIQVKLKEPHLLPLYDVMSHLVYAADASDVDTVIVNGQVLMHQREMLTVDINKIRREVVSIAEKIKAEFRPAN, encoded by the coding sequence GTGAAACGCCAGCTTGCAAAATACTATAAGCTGTTAGTCTTTTTTGTTTGTACGACGTTGTTTGTCTTTTGCACTCAGATAGTTATCGCCCAGAATAACTATAATTTAGCCACTCAAGGAAAGCAAAATGTACAACTAATTGTCAGCAGTGATTTTGTTGTCACGATGGACGAGACACAACCTGTCATTAAAAATGGTGCAGTTGCGATTAAAGACGGCAAAATTGTTGCAATAGACACTCAAGATAAAATTAGAGCTTCTTATAGAGCTAACAGGACACTGCTAGGCGAAGGTATGGTGTTAATGCCTGGTCTTGTCAACGGTCATTCTCACTCGGCAATGGTGTTGTTTCGCGGTCTTGCGGACGATTTAGCATTGGAAGATTGGCTCCAGAATTATATATTTCCCGCAGAAGGAAAATTTGTTGACGAAAATTTTGTCCGTGTTGGTGAACAGCTTGCTTGCTGGGAAATGATTCGTGGTGGCACAACAACGTTTGTTGATATGTACTTTGAGCCAGATATTGCTGCCGAAGTAATTGATGAATGCGGCTTACGCGCCATGATTGCACCTTCGTCAATAGATTTTCCTAGCCCTGGCTTTCAAGGATGGGATGATGCATTTGCTAGTTCAGTGAATTTTCTCAAACGTTGGAAAGGCAAGAGCGATCGCATCATACCAGCACTTGCTCCACACGCTCCTTATACTGTCTCGCCAGAACATCTGACGCAAGCTATTCAAACTGCGCGTCATTACGATGTCCCTCTAACAATTCACTTGGCAGAAACACAAACTGAAGTCAAAGATGTTCAGCAGCGTTATAACGCGACCCCAGTACAACATTTGGAAAATCTTGGCTTTCTAGATCCGCGCGTATTTGCCGCCCATGTTGTCTGGCCTAACGAAAGTGAAATTGCCCTCATGGCAAAACGTGGTGTTGGTGTCATCCACAATCCTGACTCAAATTTAAAATTAGCTTCTGGTTTTGCACCGATTCCAGCAATGCTCAAAGCTGGAATTGATGTTGGTTTAGGGACGGATGGAGCTGCATCTAATAACGTTCTTGATATGTGGAACGCAATTCGTCTTACCGCCTTAATTCATAAAGGCACAACTCTTGACCCTACTGCTGTACCAGCCAAGACAGTTTTGCGTATGGCAACACTTGGCAGCGCCCAAGCACTCGGCTTGGCAGATAAAATTGGCGCGATTAAGACAGGACTCCAAGCAGATCTAATTCAAGTCAAGCTCAAAGAACCACATCTGCTTCCACTTTATGATGTCATGTCGCATCTAGTTTACGCAGCAGATGCCAGCGATGTTGATACTGTAATTGTGAATGGGCAAGTTTTAATGCACCAACGCGAAATGCTTACGGTTGACATTAATAAGATTCGCCGTGAAGTTGTCTCCATTGCCGAAAAAATCAAAGCTGAGTTTAGACCTGCCAACTAA
- a CDS encoding ABC transporter ATP-binding protein codes for MIEVEHLSKTYGSTPAITDVTFNVEPGEILGFLGPNGAGKTTTMRILAGYLPATNGSAKIAGFDVHENSLAVRQRIGYLPETPPLYPEMTVEGFLHFVTRIKGVSAGDRSAKVQAAIARCNLQEKRRVIIRKLSKGYRQRVGIAQAIVHDPPAIILDEPTVGLDPRQIIEVRNLIKSLAGTHTIILSTHILPEVSMTCNRVAIINRGNIVATNTPESLMTQLTGGSGYEIEIAGSANLAKQVLQNVAGVSLVESIPTAGAHSHFTPQDNRAYLRVISQPGREPGQDIAAALVRAEFGLYEMRRVSATLEDVFLQLTREEKQFDPEVDSTANEGEAA; via the coding sequence ATGATTGAAGTTGAACATCTGAGTAAAACATACGGTTCTACCCCAGCCATTACTGATGTGACTTTTAACGTTGAACCAGGGGAAATTTTAGGGTTTTTGGGGCCGAATGGTGCTGGTAAAACTACAACCATGCGGATTTTAGCGGGTTATTTACCAGCGACAAATGGTTCAGCTAAGATTGCTGGTTTTGATGTCCATGAAAATTCTTTAGCGGTGCGTCAGCGAATTGGCTATTTACCAGAAACACCGCCGTTATATCCAGAAATGACGGTAGAGGGATTTTTGCATTTTGTCACCCGCATTAAAGGTGTATCCGCAGGCGATCGCTCTGCTAAAGTTCAAGCAGCGATCGCCCGCTGTAACTTACAAGAAAAACGGCGGGTAATTATTCGCAAACTTTCTAAAGGATATCGCCAAAGAGTTGGTATCGCTCAAGCCATAGTCCACGATCCACCAGCAATTATTTTAGATGAACCCACTGTAGGACTTGACCCCCGGCAGATTATCGAGGTACGAAATTTAATTAAAAGCCTCGCTGGGACTCATACCATTATTCTGTCTACGCATATTTTGCCAGAAGTGAGCATGACCTGTAACCGCGTAGCTATTATCAATCGCGGCAACATCGTAGCAACTAATACACCAGAAAGCTTAATGACACAGTTGACAGGCGGCTCAGGATATGAAATTGAAATTGCCGGATCAGCTAATTTAGCCAAACAAGTATTACAGAATGTCGCGGGAGTAAGTTTAGTAGAATCAATTCCTACCGCCGGAGCGCATAGTCATTTCACACCTCAAGATAACCGTGCTTATTTACGAGTCATATCGCAACCTGGACGGGAACCAGGACAAGATATTGCCGCAGCTTTAGTGCGTGCAGAATTTGGTTTATATGAAATGCGGCGTGTCAGCGCTACCCTAGAAGATGTATTCTTGCAACTGACTAGAGAAGAAAAACAATTTGATCCTGAAGTAGATTCAACAGCCAACGAAGGAGAAGCCGCATAA
- a CDS encoding lysophospholipid acyltransferase family protein, which translates to MLQKQYKQNIKPGWSLDERDPKFIQSLMPLVGFFYHYYFRVQTSGWHHIPPQEKVLFVGSHNGGLAAPDMVMMMYDWFRIFGVERPIYGLMHPKAWQVSPPLAQVGAKVGAIMAHPKMAYTALRSGASVLVYPGGAEDVFRPHYLRNKIYFAGRQGFIKLALRENVPIVPVISSGAHDTLFVLADFYKIVQQLHEWGMPWLFGIDPEVFPVYLGLPWGLALGPLPNIPLPVPIHTRVCPPIIFERYGKEAASDRHYVAECYQLVVSLMQQELDCLVKL; encoded by the coding sequence ATGTTACAAAAGCAATATAAGCAGAATATAAAACCTGGCTGGTCTTTGGATGAGCGAGATCCAAAGTTTATTCAATCCCTAATGCCTCTTGTGGGCTTTTTCTATCACTACTATTTTCGAGTTCAAACTAGTGGCTGGCATCATATCCCACCCCAGGAAAAAGTTTTATTTGTTGGCTCCCATAATGGAGGACTAGCAGCTCCTGATATGGTGATGATGATGTATGACTGGTTCCGGATATTTGGTGTTGAGCGACCCATCTACGGTCTAATGCATCCCAAAGCGTGGCAGGTGAGTCCGCCACTAGCACAAGTGGGTGCTAAGGTTGGAGCTATCATGGCTCATCCGAAAATGGCTTACACCGCTTTACGCTCTGGCGCTAGCGTTTTGGTATATCCAGGTGGCGCGGAAGATGTCTTCCGACCGCATTATTTACGCAACAAAATCTATTTTGCCGGACGACAAGGATTTATCAAGCTGGCGCTACGAGAAAATGTGCCAATTGTACCTGTGATTTCTTCTGGCGCTCACGATACGCTGTTTGTGTTAGCTGACTTCTACAAGATTGTGCAGCAATTACACGAGTGGGGAATGCCTTGGTTATTTGGCATTGATCCGGAAGTTTTTCCTGTTTACTTAGGGCTACCTTGGGGGTTAGCGCTTGGCCCGTTACCTAACATTCCATTGCCCGTACCTATACACACGCGGGTTTGTCCACCAATTATATTTGAACGCTACGGTAAAGAAGCAGCTAGCGATCGCCATTATGTTGCAGAATGTTATCAACTGGTTGTTAGTCTGATGCAGCAAGAATTAGACTGCCTAGTCAAGCTGTAA
- a CDS encoding magnesium transporter CorA family protein has translation MLILLTFSHNHLELFTSREVDAVLKKIDGSHNIWLRCIHFRDRTGTAKIIKHFGLNPSRVNMIFNHSSVGIDEDVEDCLFNNYEILTHQIKNREFEVARGSIVVGTNFIITFEITELRIFSLLTNNFQKRNLDLQKWGVDYILYLVFKDILNSYHTVFDYISRQLDDLEDEVLGNSGDELTYQKIATMRQSTRVGRRNFQSIKSLLVIMDYEDFQWISQPVKTLFNQEVVHHVDNLWQEYLALRAWMSELMEIQRDNIASKTSELINRLTILSTIFLPITFITGFYGMNFKYMPELDQPWAYPTIISVIALIVIGSIMYAKQQRWL, from the coding sequence ATGCTAATTCTTCTCACCTTTTCTCATAATCACCTGGAATTATTCACTAGTAGAGAGGTTGATGCAGTACTGAAAAAGATTGATGGTTCTCACAATATATGGTTGCGTTGTATTCACTTTCGCGATCGCACTGGAACAGCTAAAATCATCAAGCACTTTGGACTCAATCCATCTCGTGTCAATATGATTTTCAACCATTCTTCTGTAGGAATCGATGAAGATGTAGAAGATTGTTTATTTAACAATTATGAAATTTTGACGCATCAAATCAAAAATCGCGAGTTTGAAGTAGCTCGTGGTAGCATTGTAGTAGGAACAAACTTTATCATCACTTTTGAAATTACTGAATTAAGAATATTTAGTTTATTAACTAATAATTTTCAAAAGCGAAATTTAGATTTGCAAAAATGGGGAGTTGACTATATTTTATATCTTGTCTTTAAAGATATTTTGAATAGTTACCATACTGTATTTGACTATATTTCTAGACAACTTGATGATTTAGAAGACGAAGTTTTAGGAAATTCTGGTGATGAGTTAACATATCAAAAAATTGCTACGATGAGGCAGTCTACTCGTGTCGGGCGACGTAATTTTCAAAGCATCAAATCACTTTTAGTAATTATGGATTATGAAGATTTTCAATGGATATCTCAGCCAGTTAAGACATTATTCAATCAAGAAGTAGTTCATCACGTTGATAATCTCTGGCAAGAATATCTTGCTTTGAGAGCTTGGATGTCAGAGTTAATGGAAATTCAACGCGATAATATTGCTAGCAAGACAAGTGAACTGATTAATCGCCTAACTATCCTCTCGACTATATTTTTACCAATCACTTTCATTACTGGCTTCTATGGGATGAATTTTAAATATATGCCCGAATTAGATCAACCTTGGGCTTATCCTACTATTATCAGTGTGATAGCATTAATTGTGATTGGTAGTATTATGTATGCTAAACAACAACGTTGGTTGTAG
- a CDS encoding PEP-CTERM sorting domain-containing protein — MKLAQKLCIATAAVAINLSILKSASVHAVTLNFEWTGNAGYSAKGSFNYDETQGYSIVDESKLRSLTIDFFDPSNKLLNSFAPITNGSIAYDFLDFSYDTATKSLFGFFDVGKDDGQSTDYYLFETVGLNLSLRNPIQGTIDQNNGLITVSDTTPVPEPLTIGGTVVAIGIGYVMKRKKAKI, encoded by the coding sequence ATGAAATTAGCTCAAAAGCTTTGTATTGCTACCGCAGCAGTAGCGATCAACTTGAGTATTCTAAAATCTGCCTCAGTCCATGCGGTTACACTCAACTTTGAATGGACTGGTAATGCTGGCTATTCAGCCAAAGGCTCATTTAACTACGATGAAACTCAAGGTTACTCAATTGTTGATGAATCAAAACTGCGATCGCTGACAATTGATTTTTTTGACCCAAGTAACAAGTTGTTAAATAGCTTTGCCCCGATTACAAATGGAAGCATCGCTTATGATTTTTTAGACTTCAGCTACGATACAGCTACGAAGTCTTTATTTGGTTTTTTTGATGTCGGTAAAGATGATGGGCAAAGTACAGATTATTATCTCTTTGAAACTGTGGGTTTAAATTTGAGTTTGAGAAATCCTATTCAAGGAACAATAGACCAAAATAATGGCTTGATAACTGTGAGCGATACAACTCCAGTCCCTGAACCATTGACAATAGGTGGAACAGTAGTTGCTATTGGCATTGGCTATGTAATGAAACGTAAAAAAGCCAAAATTTAA
- a CDS encoding 2OG-Fe dioxygenase family protein has protein sequence MQKVWESTELEYAFLFTLRKVNSINTEGFKAFFNNLPVDPYIKGNYRSRRLSRFTVSGDNLIKLPHGYLLQSKDYNQLLGDIKREFAELDDALIELDIFKNLVLAFIDSCKLHPEAEIGVHQIRTTCSPDNLGNPAPEGIHRDGTDFIGIFSVTRENIQGGETHLYTAKKEKPVFSKILHPGELVLVNDHEFFHFTTPIKPQTEGQGIRDVFVLTSPSLLTEV, from the coding sequence ATGCAAAAAGTATGGGAATCAACGGAATTAGAATATGCTTTTCTATTTACCCTCAGAAAAGTAAATTCGATTAATACAGAAGGTTTTAAGGCATTCTTTAACAATTTGCCTGTTGATCCTTATATTAAAGGTAACTATCGTTCTAGACGATTATCTCGGTTTACTGTTTCTGGCGATAATTTGATTAAACTGCCTCATGGCTACCTCTTGCAAAGTAAAGACTATAATCAATTATTAGGAGATATTAAAAGAGAGTTTGCAGAATTAGATGATGCACTTATAGAACTTGATATCTTTAAAAATCTTGTCTTAGCATTTATTGATTCTTGCAAACTTCACCCAGAAGCCGAAATCGGAGTTCATCAAATTAGAACTACCTGTTCACCCGATAATTTGGGAAATCCAGCACCTGAAGGTATTCATAGAGATGGTACTGATTTTATCGGTATATTTTCTGTAACTAGAGAAAATATTCAAGGTGGAGAAACACATTTATATACCGCTAAGAAAGAAAAACCTGTATTTAGCAAAATCCTTCATCCTGGAGAGCTAGTATTAGTCAACGACCATGAATTTTTTCACTTTACTACTCCTATAAAACCGCAAACTGAGGGTCAGGGAATCAGAGATGTATTTGTTTTAACTTCTCCAAGCTTACTGACTGAAGTATAG